In Benincasa hispida cultivar B227 chromosome 8, ASM972705v1, whole genome shotgun sequence, the sequence aaatatttggaatgaTGTAATTTATCTCAATTATTGGATTGTGTTTTTCCTCTAATTTTGGTTTTAGAGCCAAAATTAAGATAATTGGAGAAGTTAATTggtttgagattaatttgataagagttttggaattttggattattttagataaagatttaaagaaaaaagaagaaaataattaggattttgaaaattaaaaggaatttgaaatttaaaaagaaaaaggggaaattatggttttaaattttatcatctttaattttgaagtttggaTCCGAATTGAagaatacaattaatttaaattaagttgataaaagaaatttggatttaagttaaattaattagattatataatttctaatttagttaggttgtgattttttttaattcaattagaaTATGGATTtccaaattaattagattatggactttctaattaattaaagtatggatTTCCTAATTAGAGAATATGTCTTATACAAATCCAATCTATCTACTACTTCAAGTTATGGAATCCCAAATAATTTAGTATTGAGATtattttttcctataaatacaAGCATCCACTTCATTCCAGACCATTCacttagagaaaaaaaaatctatgctacttttatatttctttagttGTTCACTATTGTGCATCTGCGAGTCACCACCACTCACCAGATTTTTATCTGGTGAGTTGTTGATGAGTTTTCTTTGGGTCTCTTGGTTGATTCTTTAGTACACATTAAATTTTGGACCAAACTTGATTTGTCCATAAGGTTTGAAGCATTGATTCAAGTTTTCGAATGTCATTAGTGTATTGTTCAACAAGTTCCGGAGCATTGTGACACACATTTGATTTGAATCTTTGAGTGAAGTTTGGAATAAATTTGGAGCATAAAGAATTTGAAACATTAATTCAAAtttcttgtttattttataCTGATTAGACCGTTAACTTCATGATATGGACCAATTGAACTATTTTGACCGTGATGTTATGTAAGATTGACTGAAGGCATGCTGAAATTTCTTTTTCCCCTAAGTTAGACGACTATGATTATAACAAAGAAATTATGTGAATAGAGATATCCAATTTTTCCACGAGGACAGGGCTCTGTAGGACCCCGCCCCGAATGAGGTGGAGGATTCCTTGATTAGGTGAGGAATGGAGGAAAAAAATTCTCCGTGAGCTAAACGAGAACAgggacggggacggggaatgcattccttGTCCCCATCTCCACCCCGCCTCCGCCCCAATTagcttctacatatttatttagtatagttatctaatgttatgttattattattatataaatattacatttaaatttcaaatttgattatttattggaaaagataatgaatatgcttaaattgaatatttaaatttagattatatatgtgaataatttgatttatatttatttctttctactagaaaaattaattagcttttttaggccaaaatttgaataATCTGTCTTTAAATTTAAACTGTCATGTAAAACTcgccataataaacaatttagtgataaaattaattatttatttaaaatttgcttacgttagtgatttaaattaattagttttttacaacaaaaaaaaaggtaatgGAAAAAAATTATGGAGAATCCCCGTCTCAATCCCCATGGGGAATTTCACAGGGATGAGAAATGAAATGGGGAGGCGGGAGGATGGGGAATGGTATCCTTGACCCCGCCCCGCTCCGTGGACATATCTATATGTGAACTGGTGTCTGCTAAGTTTACATGATTCTTGTTAACTTTCCTTATCTGGACATGTGTACACATATGGTTGATTGTGTGCTCCTTCGGGACCACACCATAATTGTATGTGTGCACATTTATAaccgatcgtgtacctttaggaTACACACCTACGACTGACGTGTGCTCCTTTGAGACACACCTACGATTGCTTTGTGTACCTTCACGATACATACAATGCGCATGTTCCTTCGAGTCACATTTATGACTGATTTGTGTACCTTAAGGATACACACTATGACTAATGCGTGTTCATTCAATATCACGTTTATGACTGATATGTGACCCTTTGGGATCATTATGACCGATATGATGGGTGTACATTGATGCCTAGATAGACTAGATAATAGATTATTTAGAGGGTCCAATAGCGGATCACTTCTTAAATATTTCATACTCACCCTTTTCttcctttatgtttttcaggCAATGATAGGTATAGATTGACGAGTGATAGACGAGAACCGTGATAGAGCCATATGGGAACAAGAGAAATTGCTTCTGCTCAgtctatgttttttttagtcatttgaatgttttgaaactagaatttaatgtcagacataaaatttaatgttttgaatgttttctttataaaagtTTTTAGGGGGCCTTGAATAAagagtttatttatttgttccTTTATTGTTTATTGACTTTGtgaattgttttgaaaattGTCTCTATCGTTTTAACGGGTTCAACTTTAGtggtcaaaatgttttgaatgcCAATGCGTAATTATAAGTAACGACTCTTGTCGGAGTACTCGAAAGATCATGTCGTTacaaatttggaggtgaaagtggTGTCCATatacttaatttaaaaagaaaaataaaaaacaaaaataaaaaacaaaaaggttACCAAACTGGGCTAAATTATGTAGTGGTTTGAACTCATAATGGATCATCTTTTCTGTTAccattttaaatcatcaattgaCCAAAAGCTTAGTTAATGGGTGAAgacaaatttaatcttatgtCACTAAGATTCCATTGATAAATCAATTATAATGTGCAAGAATAGTAAATGTAATTGGATTAGTTTTGATCATGTTTAATCAtgaatttgtcacatttattTTTATCGTTATTGTTTGACCCTAAACGATAACAATATCTATAATAGTAAATGTGACAAATTCATACTTTTCATACTATAATACATTAACAATAATGATAACGTAATTTCAAAACACCAAAAACATTAATCACCCATTGTTCATCAAttaatttgcatttttttattatatattagacAATGAGCCTCACGTGCCAGCAAAATACGAAACACAAGATAAACAACAACAGATGTAATCTATCGAAACTCACTTTTCAtattaccattttttttctcGTTACTGTAAACATGGCCCGATTTTAAATCagaacatattaaaaaaatttctgcTCAAAATAGGCTAGATTTGGTAGGATTTCCATCAAAATTGGACTAATTCCAACTTTGTCCTTGTTGAGTTGaggaaaaaataacaaaattaattcgGGCATAGTTTGAAGGCGAGCAACCAATTAGCGAAGGATTGTGTAGTTGTAATTATTCTAAGCAAGCTCTTCTTGAAAATGGATTACGATGGTTTCAACAACAAATTACCTAAAccataaattatataaattatatttccAAAATAAAACCGATACGCACAATTTAACATCAATCGGAGAAAATGACCAATCAAATGTAAAGGTAGAAAAAATAATCTAAACCCTATAAatcttaaatatttatttactaatttaaatatattttttaaaaagaaaaaatatcaaactatttacagaaattaaaaaaaaataatcctaTAAACGATAGACACGACAAACTTCTAACaacctcaaaaaaaaaaaaaaaaaattttttttactattttgtataaatagtttatttattttttgttttttaaattttatccctatttttttcattttttcaatttcaaccaactctatcaattttttttagcgATGCTTAACTCAGTTTAAAATgtgaaaattggattttttttccctaaataaTTTCGTTTGCCCCGCACGTGTGGGTGACAGCGTGGCACTTCCCCTTTGCTTTGCCATTTCGATAGGAAAAtggataattcaattttaatttccggaccttcttcctcctccactgGACTGTCAGCCCCTTTCATCTTCAACcatttcctctctctctttctctcatgCGAAGCTgaaatttattcctttgattcCTTCCAGAATCAAAACTCTCCCATGGcgaaaaccctaatttcatctTCACCTTTCGTCGGTTCTTCTCTCCCATCTCTCTCTCGCCATGTTCGTCTCCACAATCTTCCTCACCGGAGACACGTCGCCACCAGAGTCAATTTCAGCTTCCATGAACTTCCCCCTATCCATACCTTTGATTCCGCCTTCAATTTTGAAGCAATTGTTAGCAGAGCCGAAGGCCTGCTCTATACACTTGCTGACGCAGCGGTTGCCGTGGATTCCACTGTTTCAGGTGGCGCGGCGTCGAGTTCCACTGATACCGCGGTGCAGAAGAATGGCGGATGGTTTGGATTTATCTCCGAGGCCATGGAAGTCGTTCTTAAAGTAAGTTTTCGCGTCAATAAACTCGCCTTGTATAGCTGATAATTCATTTCGTCTCAACGCTTGTTAATTACTCTGCTGAGGATAAGAGAAACTAGTGTATTGAGTGTTGGAAATGGTAGAATGTCCTTATAAGTCGGATGATTAAAGATTCTCATAAGTAATCATCAGAATTTCtgtattttggggattctttgGGTATGGATGATATCAAGCACTACAACTCTGAAAAATTCATATATGCATAGTGGAACAGTGAATATGCTGTCACCTTTTATGGCATTTCCTGAAATGCATCTGTTTTTCTATGTTGCTCTGTGACTGAATGGTGAAACGAAATTTTGACGTGCCAATTCAACTGTATCAGGTGTTGAAGGATGGACTAGCGGCTGTGCACGTCCCATATTCATATGGATTTGCAATTATTTTACTTACAGTTATTGTTAAAGTTGCTACTTTTCCTCTCACGAAGCAGCAGGTTAGTTGATTCTGCCATGACAGTTAAAAAAGGAATTCTCATAATCTGATGACACATACTTCTCTTATGACGAGTGCATTCCAGTTGGTATAGGATAAGGGATAACTAACACGAGTCAATGCTTTTGTGATGTGTAGGTTGAGTCAACATTGGCTATGCAAAATCTTCAACCGAAGATCAAAGCCATCCAACAAAGATATGCAGGAAATCAGGTGGGGCATTTCTGTCCATTATGGAAGCTAGCAAGCTTTTGAGCTTGGATTGAGGGGATTTTCCTCTCTTGTTTCAATTATAAAGTAATTCCTTCTATCGtattattttctctattttcaagGAAAGAATACAACTTGAGACATCGCGGCTTTATAGACAAGCAGGAGTTAATCCTTTGGCAGGTACAAAGCACTCGCGAGTCCTTTTTACCCTCTTGTTTTTCAtgtgttgtttatttatttatggttTTGCTTGATATCTATGCATACTTCAAAGTCCAATTTCATGTTTCTGTAGGTTGTTTCCCAACTTTAGCCACCATACCTGTCTGGATTGGTCTATATCAGGCCCTTTCTAATGTGGCAAATGAGGTAACTAAACTGTTGTGGTCATTGATGTTTATATAGGCCACTTGAAATATAACTAATTTGTTCTTTCTGATGTTACTAATTCTTGAAGGGATTACTGACTGAAGGTTTCTTTTGGATTCCCTCTCTTGGTGGACCAACTACTATTGCTGCTCGACAAAGTGGAGCTGGAATCTCTTGGTTGTTTCCTTTTGTGGTAAATTGAATTCCACAATTTTGACTTATGTTACCCAAATTTTGATTCCTgcccattttttattttgttattatttattatttattatttttagttatcTAAGCAAATCTCACTTCCGGGATACCAGAACTTGATTCTGATGCTGATTGTTGAACATTTAAATCTGAAGCGAATATTATCTGTTTTTAAAGATGTTCACGTGGTTTGTTGCTTTCATGCTTTTGAAAAATTGTGggtataaaattttgaaaagcttCATTTTTTCACTCTTTCTTTGCAAATACACTCATAAGCTGCtgctttgtttatttttttcttgatgTGGTACAGAAATGCATTCTCCTCttgatagaaaattatttttccattaGATTACAGTAGAAAAAGTTGTCAAATGCCCCCAATCtctcccacaatccaatctaattTGGATTTTCTATTACTCGATGGTTAGATACCTCTTAAATTATAGAAATCCTATGATAA encodes:
- the LOC120083270 gene encoding inner membrane protein PPF-1, chloroplastic, giving the protein MAKTLISSSPFVGSSLPSLSRHVRLHNLPHRRHVATRVNFSFHELPPIHTFDSAFNFEAIVSRAEGLLYTLADAAVAVDSTVSGGAASSSTDTAVQKNGGWFGFISEAMEVVLKVLKDGLAAVHVPYSYGFAIILLTVIVKVATFPLTKQQVESTLAMQNLQPKIKAIQQRYAGNQERIQLETSRLYRQAGVNPLAGCFPTLATIPVWIGLYQALSNVANEGLLTEGFFWIPSLGGPTTIAARQSGAGISWLFPFVDGHPPLGWSDTAAYLVLPVLLVISQYVSMELMKPPQTDDPAQKNTLLIFKFLPLMIGYFSLSVPSGLSIYWFTNNVLSTAQQVWLRKLGGAKPVVNENAAGIITAGRAKRTPESERTGDRFRQLREDEKKNKLSKAARSEDIQTLASESDNEDGYDGETTEKGEDSLEEAYASSADKEVPAYNRQKRSKRSKRKRAV